Genomic segment of Magnetococcales bacterium:
TAGTCCTCAACCGTTCTCAGGCTTTTCAGATGAGAGAGGGTATTCTTGATCTCTGACACGCCCATGGGCTGCCAGCTGGCGTTGGACTCTGTCAGCACCTCCAGCCACTCTTCACTCAGGTTGAGCCTGAGATCGGACTGCTCCAAAAATTGATTGACCTTGCGAATCACTTCCACTTTTTTGGGGTAGGAAATGCCCGGAAATTGCCTCTCGATATAGTTGTTTTCCACAAACCGCTCAATACTGTGAACTTCATAGGTAAAGGGATCGTAAACCCGCCGGGTAACGATCTCACCGTTGTGACAACCAATTCCCAGGTGATAGACCCCTGTTTCCAGCAGCAATCTCTGAAATTTTTTAACCAGCAGATCGAGATGGTCGTCAAAAAAATTGGCATATCTCGACCGGGTCGGGGCGGTTTCGCGGATGGAGACATCCCCCCGGAACTGAATCTGGTCCACATTCCCGGAGAGCCCTACCTTGTTGACAATGCTTTCAAAAAGAAGAGCCCGGCTCTGTTCCCTCATGTTTTTTCCTTTGATGATTTGGGAATGGTTTCAGATCAGATAAAGGATTTTATCCGACTGGGATACCAAGCCAACCCGCCACCACAGCCCCCTCCCCCATACCCGGAAAAAAACCGACGGTTTTTCAGTGCGATCGTCCCGTGCTACTCTTTTTTTGGGACTATTTTTGATAATAAGTCAGAGCCTCCGGCATCAGCTGATTCAATTCATCAATACGGGATTGATTGGAAGGGTGGGTACTGATGAATTCCGGGGGCTCTTTACCACCATCATGCTCTTTCATGCGCTCCCAAACCAGAGGCGCTTCCCGGGGGTCATAGCCCGCCATAGCCATGAAGATCAAGCCCATGCGGTCTGCCTCAGCTTCATGAAGTCGGCTGAATGGCAGCAGAGCCCCTACCTGTGCCCCCACCCCATAGGCGACCATAACCAAGCTCGTCACCTCACCATCGGAACTGCCACCCATAAACTTTTGCAGCAGATTCCCTCCCAACTGCGTCGCCATCTTTTGACTGGCCCGCTCCCGACCATGGCTGGCCACCGCATGGGCGATCTCATGCCCCATGACCGCAGCCAGGCCCGCTTCGTTGTCGGTGATGGGCAGCAAGCCTGTATAGATCCCCACCTTGCCCCCGGCCATGCAGAAAGCATTGGGTTCATCGTTATCAAAGAGGCTGAATTCCCACTGATATTTTGGGATCTGA
This window contains:
- a CDS encoding M48 family metallopeptidase — translated: MKLQKSLVVPFMLATLLTACADVPMTGRQQLLIIPESQMKQASLAAYDELKKSEKVVSNTRDAEMVEGVGKRLQQAVEDYFVEHGMHNQIPKYQWEFSLFDNDEPNAFCMAGGKVGIYTGLLPITDNEAGLAAVMGHEIAHAVASHGRERASQKMATQLGGNLLQKFMGGSSDGEVTSLVMVAYGVGAQVGALLPFSRLHEAEADRMGLIFMAMAGYDPREAPLVWERMKEHDGGKEPPEFISTHPSNQSRIDELNQLMPEALTYYQK